GGCCGGTGCCGCCGGTTGCGTGGTGCTGGCCCCGTCGGCGTGGGCACAGGTGGGCGTGATCGCTGCTGCCGGCATCATCGGGCTGCTGCTGTTCCGGTCCGGTGCCGGCGATCCGCCGGTGAGCTTGCCGATCATGATCGGCCGCCGCGCCGGCGCCCTGTGGCTTGCGCTGTTCTGCTCGCTGCTGATCGGCCTGCCGCTGGCGGTGCAATGGCTGCCGGGCCAACCGTTGGCCATGGCGGACGCATTCTATCGCAGCGGTGCGCTGGTGTTCGGTGGCGGCCACGTGGTGCTGCCGCTGTTGCAGGCCGAGGTGGTGCCCAGCGGCTGGGTGGGCAAGCAGACGTTCCTGGCCGGCTATGGCGCAGCGCAAACCGTGCCGGGGCCGCTATTCACGTTTGCGGCCTTTCTTGGCGCGTCGATGACGGTCGCGCCGTCGGGCTGGCTCGGCGGCGCGATCTGCCTGCTGGCGATTTTCCTGCCGTCGTTCCTGCTGCTGGCCGGCGCCTTGCCGTTCTGGCGTGACCTGAGAGGCAATCGTCGCGCCCAGGCGGCGCTGGCCGGCATGAATGCGGCCGTGGTGGGCTTGCTGCTGGCGGCCTTGTACGACCCGGTATGGACCGGCGCCATGCTTGGGTGGCGTGACCTGGCGCTGGCACTGGTTGCGCTGGCCGCGCTGATGTGGTGGAAGCTGCCGCCGTGGCTGGTGGTATTGGGTTGCGTTGCAGCAGGCTGGTTCTTGTTCAGCTAGCGAGCCGGTTCAGGGCAGTGCGGATCGCCGGCACCAGTTCGCCGGCCGTCATGCCGATCGGGCCGATGCCGCTGACCACCAGCGCATCGGCTGCCGCACCATGCAGCCACACTGCCGCCAGCGCAGCCGGCCACGGCGGGCAACCTTGCGCCAGCAGTGCGGCACAAACGCCGGACAACACGTCGCCGGTACCGGCCGTGGCCAGCGCCGGGTTGCCGGTGGGGTTGATCACGCAGTGGCCGTCCGGTGCGGCGATCACGGTGCCCGACCCCTTTAATACCACCACCGCCTGCAGGCGCGCGGCCAGCGTGCGTGCTGCGGCCACGCGGTCGGCCTGCACGGTGGCCACGGTGGCGCCCAGCAACCGCGCCGCTTCCAGTGGATGGGGCGTCAGCACGGCGTTCTTGTTGCGGTGGGCAAGGGCGTGCTGCAAGTGCGGGTCGCGGGCCAGCAGGTTGAGGGCGTCGGCATCGATCAGCAATGCGCTGTTGCTGGCGATGGCGCGCGCCAGCAGGTCTGCGGCCGCGGCCGAGTCGCCGAGGCCGGGGCCGATGGCCAGCGTGGCGCGCTCGAAGTCGTAGCCGTCGGCCAGGCGGCACATCAGTTCGGGCTGGCCGCTATCGGCTGGCAACGGATCTTCGGGAAACAGCACGTAGACGCGGCCGGCGCCGGCGTGTAGCGCCGCGCGTGCCGACAAGAGCGGCGCCCCGCGCAGGCCGGGTCCGCCCCCAATGACGGCAACATTGCCGTAAGTGCCCTTGTGGCCGCTGTGGCGCCGCGCATGCAGGTAGCCGGAGAACAGCTCCGGCTGGTTCAGATGCAGTGGCGTCGGCGGGAACAGCGCCGGGTCGATGTCCAGGTCCGCCACCTCGACGCTACCCGCATGGTCGCGGCCCTCGTTGGTGTGCAGGCCGGGCTTGTCGCCGATAAACGTGATGGTGTGGCTGGCGCGCAGCGCGATGCCGTCGGTCCCGACGATGGCGCCGGTGTCGGCATCGAGGCCGCTCGGCACGTCGAGCGCGAGGACCGGGCAAGGCAACCGGTTGACTGCTTCCACCAGTTGGCGCAGGCCGCCGGCGACGGGCCGCGCCAGGCCGATGCCGAACAGGCCATCGAGCACCAGTTGCCAGTCCGCCGCCTGCAAGGCTGCCGCCATAAATTCGTCGACGGTTGCCATTTGCCGGTCGGCCTCGGGCGGTGCCGCGTTGGGCAAACCGCCGACGATGAGGGCGCCGTTGCCGCCCGGCGCGCGACAGCTGCTGGCATGCGCAGCCGGCGGCAATGCCTCGACCAGGCGCGCGCCCGCTGCTGTCGCGCGCTGCCAGGCAGCGGCCCGTTCAGGCGACTGCGTGGCTGTGGGCGCGACGTGCCCCACGGTCACCGCAATGCCGGCCGCAGCCAGGTGGGCCGCAGCTTCCAGCGCGTCGCCGCCGTTATTGCCGGGCCCGGCCAGCACCAGTACCTGCTGCAATGCCAGTCCCGGTGCCGATCCCGGTGCCGATACATGCGCCGAACCTTGCGCCGGTGTCCGCGCCGGAACCTGCACCGATGCCTGCGCCGGACCCTGCGACGGTGTATGCGCCGTTTCCGGCACCGGTGCCCGGGCAGGGAGCCGCTCCGCTGTGCTGGCGGCAGCAGGCGGACAGGATAGCAGGCGCTGCGCGGCGCACGCTGCAGCGTGCCCGGCGCGGCGCATCAACTCGCCCTCGGGCAGCATGGCGGCGGCAGCGTGTTCGATGGCGCGGATGTCGGCAGTGCGGTAAAGTGGCTTCAT
This is a stretch of genomic DNA from Duganella zoogloeoides. It encodes these proteins:
- the chrA gene encoding chromate efflux transporter, translated to MNDARHRWRAGLGVFVIFLRLGLTSFGGPIAHLGYFHDEFVTRRRWLTAADYADLVALCQFLPGPASSQVGMALGLLRAGYAGALAAWAGFTLPSAILLILFALGMARHGQLLSAGVVHGLKVVAVTVVAQAVWGMARKLCTDLPRVLLMAGAAGCVVLAPSAWAQVGVIAAAGIIGLLLFRSGAGDPPVSLPIMIGRRAGALWLALFCSLLIGLPLAVQWLPGQPLAMADAFYRSGALVFGGGHVVLPLLQAEVVPSGWVGKQTFLAGYGAAQTVPGPLFTFAAFLGASMTVAPSGWLGGAICLLAIFLPSFLLLAGALPFWRDLRGNRRAQAALAGMNAAVVGLLLAALYDPVWTGAMLGWRDLALALVALAALMWWKLPPWLVVLGCVAAGWFLFS
- a CDS encoding NAD(P)H-hydrate dehydratase, with protein sequence MKPLYRTADIRAIEHAAAAMLPEGELMRRAGHAAACAAQRLLSCPPAAASTAERLPARAPVPETAHTPSQGPAQASVQVPARTPAQGSAHVSAPGSAPGLALQQVLVLAGPGNNGGDALEAAAHLAAAGIAVTVGHVAPTATQSPERAAAWQRATAAGARLVEALPPAAHASSCRAPGGNGALIVGGLPNAAPPEADRQMATVDEFMAAALQAADWQLVLDGLFGIGLARPVAGGLRQLVEAVNRLPCPVLALDVPSGLDADTGAIVGTDGIALRASHTITFIGDKPGLHTNEGRDHAGSVEVADLDIDPALFPPTPLHLNQPELFSGYLHARRHSGHKGTYGNVAVIGGGPGLRGAPLLSARAALHAGAGRVYVLFPEDPLPADSGQPELMCRLADGYDFERATLAIGPGLGDSAAAADLLARAIASNSALLIDADALNLLARDPHLQHALAHRNKNAVLTPHPLEAARLLGATVATVQADRVAAARTLAARLQAVVVLKGSGTVIAAPDGHCVINPTGNPALATAGTGDVLSGVCAALLAQGCPPWPAALAAVWLHGAAADALVVSGIGPIGMTAGELVPAIRTALNRLAS